accttcgtgtAGGGGTGGGTGATATGACCAAAAATTGATTTCacgataggattaattttatattatggTAATTATATGTATCATGGCAGAggttttttatctttaaataaagtttttatgtTAAATATGTAATGCCATAGAATTTTCATAATTTCTCACAAAAACGTATGCATAAAAAGGaagataaaacaagcaaaaatcaagcttactgaagataaacagtcagtgatgaaaTTCGTATTAAAGGAAGGAAAatgatttagtcaagagcagtgagagatttacacaaaaacatgactaacagacaggagcaaaattatgtaacttcccctttaagaccaaagtccggatctaatatactgttacacatgtgttttgcgttttctcttttagctgtttactttctgtAAAGCCCTAAATTGCCCTAAAGGACATTGCAAAGATGtgaattttgacgcatatgtgtATATAAGGCAAATAAAGCGACAAAATTCTGACCTTGCGCACTCCTCTCACACAAAAACAGCGCGCAcatatagcactgttgtttgtgtttcaatggcttaaaataacttgttttaaagcTGCGGTGCTcaaatacgtgtacaaacgttagtctctaccggttgacaaatttctacgtTTTTATCATATCTACTGGTTTATTGCCCACCCCTACCTTTGCGTGTGTGTGCTGTCTCaagcaaacctgttgtcatctgtgctttgttgtaagttccAAAACTCCCTTTTATtggtgaaaaacatccacaggctgAGAATCAGAAACACCAAACCAGcgttttccagacttgcagtttgtggaggcaTGCGCACCCGCGTGTATGCACAGCATTTTTGCAACTTAAATAAGACTTAGCGCACGTCGACTGATGCCACGGGTGTtagtacagaaactgtcatggaAGACAGAGGTATGATAAACGCGacgtgcaaacatctatttgtggtggtcaatttagattttgtggcggactgacaCAAATGAAATGCATTCCAACGATGCTCCCtctttttgtatgatgtcacagcagtaggaagcgcaaatataatgacacgcctataatccctcccactttAAAGTGGTACTAAACTCTATAGAAAAGCTAACCGAGCCAAAGTAAAGTGAGCTGACATGACCTGACCcgtgcaatggaaaagcaccatttgGTAATCccactttttattgtattttaatatttattactttaatttgtgccttaacttgtcaaaagtgttaaatattgttcctgtagcttaaaggtgcagtgtgtaaattttagcggcatctagtggtgaggttgcgaattgcaaccaatggctcagttaaCTGCTCACCCATCGCatttaaaacgcatagagaagctacggtagccaccaccagacaaacatgttatCATCGGAGACAGCttcgtaaaaaaagtttgtccgttaatggcttctgtagaaacatggcggcacaaaatggcgacttccatgttaggggagcctcggtatgtagataaaaattgttcattctaaggtaataaaaacataagggttcattataaaaggtatttatacacccctgataatatagttttgtatattattttgcatttctgtcaagagatccttctaaaaattacacactgcacctttaaatgataaagcattgtgttagcagtgcaaagatCATATAAATAGTAGCTGAATGCACTGTGAGCTATCGCTTTGAATAGCTGTAAATGTGATATTGATTGTGAGACATTAACTggcttgtgtgtgtgtagatgACAGTGGAGAGGGTTCAGGGTATCAGCAGACTTGAACAGCTCTGTGAGGAGCTCTCGGAGGAGGAGAGAGCAAAAGAACTCAAGCAGGAGAAGAAGAGGCAAAAGCGCAAGAACAGGCGTAAAAACAAGTGTGGCTTTGATATGATCGAACAAGAAGCAGAGGATGAGAAGGACAAAAGTCTTGATGAGGTAAAGACCAGCTGAAGCTGAATTTTTCCATTTTTACtacataatgtaatgtaatctgcctaagaaaataatactgtCAGAGCCAATGGTGTAGTGGCCAGTGCTCTGAGATATGGCGAATCCCGGCTCAAGGTCCTTTGTCGATCCCATACCCCTGTACTTTCCTCTCCTCTTCTGtctaataaaggcaaaaatgcccaaaaacataacttaaagggacagtaagtatggtttaagtgttttattaatcaaaatcaatgtctttattcataaatatgtcctcgttggctTCAAATGACCTCTACCAataatctgacttttctttgtaagcttataatttcttctctttacttacattgaacgggtaagtccaaggaggcttccatgtcttccgccgtattgataaactataatagcagtgagagacaaaaagcactagcctaccaacgtgtttccacaacgcgttttcattcagaacacgtgaaccagctgaaacggacaaggagatcagcgattacataacggctacagTAGTTGCAGCACGCATTTgaaaaagcgaggcgctagagagcactattcgtttgaatgcaaaatacaatttcaacactagatgggggtaaatcctacttactgtccctttaaaaataataataataatactagcATACATAATAtttgaccctgcctgtgaaaacccagctaaagtcattttagtgATTATAGAAGCCTGGTTTGTTACCCAAAGGTTGCGACTGAATTCCCTTGAGCAAGACATCATTCCATGTCAAaggttgaaatcaaactttgatgtttATCATTAGGTTATGAGACTTCAGTCTATACCTCTCATTTACCACCCAAACTCTCACACTTGTTACCTTCTTTCATACGTAACTGTTGTGCATCATCTATTTGTCTCTCAGGGTTCATCCGAGTCTGTGGATGGAGGTTGTAAGTCATATGGCAGTGGAGAGGAGTCTGTGGGCAGTGTGGAGGTCATCATCTCTAGTGAACGCTCCTCCTGCACATGCCCTGTAGCTTCTATCCTGCATTCCCCCAAAACAAAGAAAGGTAAAGAGTAGCAATGCATAGAAACCAAATACCCAGCGTGCATTGCATCTATAACTATGATCTGATCGGTGCGTTTGTGTTTGCTTCGCTAGCGCTGTTGCCTCACAGTAACGGCAGTGACTGTGGCTACTGTTCCAGTTTGGAAGGCAGTGAGACGGGCTCCAGGGAGGGCTCGGATGTGGCCTGCACTGACGGCATGTGCAACCATGATGAAACGGGTACAGGTGAATTAAGAAAGCATCCATTAgaaaagaattacagttttaccAAAATTCAGTGATCGGTTCTTTCTCAGGACTCATCGTAGTGACCTGGTATCCTTtaacacagtggttctcaaactggggtccggggcccccagggggccGCGGGAttgtgccaggggggccccagttttatgacattttataaaatacattcatttatcataaattctgtgtaaataaaaaaaaaaaaaataaggctactaaccaacagcactactttatataactttataccacgggtctattgaatgctgcattctgattggctgagaaatgttctatgggtgttgattatttttctgtaaaccgcacacctaacttttcaaatgtcttaaaaataggcaccagagcaatgtttgtggtaaccgtggtataagaggaataattgaacatttaaaataatgcacacccgcggtgtaacggcactccgcttcgtgtcgtgccgcattaccaccttgggtgtgcactattttcttataattcaatggcccgtcgtcaattattccttactaatgttttgtttaattaaaatgctacattttagaacagttttgtcataaattttctttgggggaggccacaaaggaatgcaccgtacacaaggggggccgcacgcggaaaaagtttgagaaccactgctgtaacaCAATCTTTTACACCTTGTAAATTTCAAGTCAGATTGTAGCAGGCTCATGCTAGTTTCAAATACCACAAGCATCATACACTctgtgaaagagttaatgagaattatttttttttctccagGTGAATATTCATGTGTTCAGCACTGCTCAGAGGAGAAAGAGGAGGATGCTGTGGACAGCTGTGTGGAGTGCTGGGCCAATTCAGAAGAACACACAAAGAGcaaaaagaagaaaagaaaaacaaaggcCTCGCTGTGCAGGAGTGAACATGTGAGTAAACTGATCAGTACTCctattaaaggcagggtgtctcatttgatccagaaacatttttagttatgctggttaaaagtctcctcacatcctgatagcaatcactatgttaccAGTGAAAGGCGTAAGACCAAAAAATGTTAAACCGATCATAAATCTCGGACCAAATGgacgttgccttttttgtccctcatccgtAAACAGAGGGATaatggcaaacttttctgctgaattgacaacctgcacaagAGCCACAAAACTAAagacatgttttaaaacaacaacagcaaaaactgcctggatcagcaaagagcaaaaacccaaatgaacatcgctaactttactgctttaccacgagatgcaaacagctgcaggaggcaaagggtctgaaagggtttattttggtaaggtaggtacgcgataagtttgtattgagatggattcagatattctactttgatgaaacattgtgttacttatgaaatttgtgttcgtttatggattagcgtaacgatatagttacttaCGTCTACGCAACCGAAAGTAAtcctgatgtaaaccagttggttattttggtaattttaCTCACTTTTTTCTACTGCAAAGTTTcatcactggtgaatgagacatgagatgtgaccgtctgatctgtgcgtgttcatgtgttttgaaaggcGTGAATTAAAATGCAGATTTGAATGTAGGGTGGGATcatgatttcattgctagttggctaccgttagcatttttcaaaatgtgacaCCCTACCTTTAAGCCCAGTACTAGACAGTGAACTTTATTTCTGTTTAGCATGACTGatgtgaggctaattgtaaagcACTATGGAtagccataggtctgttaaaagcgctatataaatgcagtccatttaccattttacCATTAATGAGAGGTCGATACTAAGGTTGTGATCTGTTCCTCTCTCCCAGGGATCTAAAGTGAAGGAGAGCTGCACGTCAGACAGCAGGAGAGGTTCTGGATCTGCTGGGGTCAATGAGTCTTCATCTTCATCACATCTGTGCTGTAGCAAAGACACATCTTGCTCTGtgttatgctgtcaatcatcaATGAGTTTCAGCAGCGGAAGACATTCGCACAATCAGCCTGTCGTACCCGACACCTGTGCACACGGCGAGAGCGGTGCCAAGAGCCTGATAGAGTTACTGGTGAGTCTAAGCTGATGAATCAGACGTCTGATAACTTGCCGCTTGTGTTGAGTTTGCTTGTAATATGTGACTAGTATGTCAACTTTATGCATAAAACtgtttttctcatttctttgtaaacagaatgaatCTGAAGTGACCTCAGATGACGAGAACTGTCTGACACCGGATGAGATCCAGTCATTCGTAGAAAACAACAAGTCTTTCTACCGTACACGAGACCAGTACAGACAGCACCTTAAAGACCGCTTCACCAAATACTGCCGCTCCAGCGTGTGCACAGGCGAGTGGCCCTCCGCCACCAGCGTCAACTAGAGtccatacacacatacacacacacacacactaacacTTATTTTATAGTCCATAAAAACACTCATGATCACCTCTGCATTGTCAGGTGTTTTTCAAAGCATGGATTTGGGAGTTTGAAATGGGTAAAATATTTGAGCGCCGTATTTGGGTGTCAAATTTGATATTCTACTTTAGGGAAAAGTTACATGGTTTTCATCTTTCACTCCAAACTCCTTTCTCAACCAATCACTGCTCACTTTGTTTTCTTCTTGTGACATGATGTTTAGTAAGCAGGGTGTTAGGAACGCAGTTAATAAAATGATCAGGCCTTGACTGTAGGGTTAGATGTTGGTAGTCTTAATGTACTGtttgtaaaacatttctttgtCTTCTTTTTCTTCCCTAAATCATTTCCGTGACTGTGACAATTTTagtgtggaaaaaattattgtACCAATGCAGATatgaaaaaaagattttacagaAAGATTAAACATCCATTATAAAGATGTTTGGATGTAATGATGGGCGCAATGTGCGAAATTTacataataaagaatatttattaatatgcatcggatttgaatgttttgtttgtgtgtgttgaaGTTAAATGGAGGTTGGTATTGGGATGCCCAAAACTGTTCGAACTCAAGGTCAGACTGGTTTTGCTATTAAACATTatgtaaattgtttaaaattatgAATAGTGTTCAGTGCCTACAATCCATATATACAAAGAAATGataaaacttgtttttaaaGGGGATATATTGTTTAGatacatgtttaagtgctataattggatcttcagtacttctatcaacctagaaaaatgtaataaagatcaatccggtaacttagttttggtaaaccattctctgcaagcatgtgaaaaaatagctcattgaaatttgggtccccttgtgatgtcagaaggggatcatACCACCtgttaatctgcactatccaaccacagcactgccatttagtgcagagatcagttgatttgcattttaaaggacacgcacaacaacaaatacaaagtggcaattttaacatgttataatacatttacaaaactATCTAagtggtattttaagctaaaacttcacatacatgcTCTGTGAACTCCAAAGatgtattttacatcttaaagtcttgtgaaatgttcctTTTAAACTAAAATTTTAGACCTCAAAGACCTACTGATTATATTCAGGATGAGTATTGGTATCCACTAGATGGTGTGTTGCGTATACTCTATATCTGTCTGTGTTATATTTATCAGGTGCATGATCTATTTTAGTCCTGTTTGGAAAACCATTGCAGGTTGATATTAATTTTTGGGCTATACATAAAGTAAATaactttaattaattttatacaaATTGTCCCACAGAAAATACTGACTATACAACTCAAGACACATGAAGATCCTTCATACCCTTATCTCACTTTTGGTTctcaattacattttattatactGCCAAAATCCTATTGATCTCATTTGCTTTTTAACTGAAGATAAATAAATGGTTTGGAATTACATGGGACaataaattaaagggatagttcactccaaaattaaaattccgtcatcattttctcctcatgttgttctaaacctgtatgaatattttttttcccgttgaacacaaagatatttggataaatgatggtaagcacacagctgattgtaaccaccctactgaaagatccagctaagaccagaataagctggttttagctcgtctcccagcttggttttagctggtattgctagtgtagcaagctggtctagctgtgttttggtcactttttaagctggacATGCTGAAAGACCAGCCGAccgaccagcttgaccagcttttgCCAGGCTGGggggaccagcttagaccagctactgccaccttaaaccagctaaaactagCTTATGCTGGTGGtttttgctggatttttcagtagggcattgactttcataggtaaaacacacacagtggaattcaatgggtagcATCAATTGTGTGCTGTgacattatttataaaatatcttcttcatcatttatcacaatacttccataatatttgtttttcctactatggaattcAGTGggtacaatcagctgtgtgcttaccatcatttatcaaaatatcttcttttgtgttgatCAGAAAGAAGATATTTATACAGATTTAGTCATGAGGAtgaaaaaatgacagatttgtcattattgggtgaactttccctttaagagAATCATGCTTGCTTCACATCCTTATTGTGGGTTAAACTAAAGTGGGTGtctacttgtctgtctgtctgtgtgcgaGCGACCCAAATCTCACCCGTTTCCTCCTCCGTTAATGTTTATTTGCGGTCTCCTCGGAGATTGGATCCGTGTGTGTTGATCTGTTCCCGGGTGTCAGCAGCAGTACACGATCTGGGCGGGTTTGACACGGTTAGTTCCCGCCCTGAACTCCTTCACTCACTCACAGGTTGATATTGTGAGACATCATAGCGCTCGCGGTCGCTCTGATACAGTGTAACCAGTCGGTGGTGTTTGGCGGGTCATTGTGATACATTGTATCCGCTGATGATGGAGCGCTGGAGGGGGAGAGTCGCGTTGGTTACCGGAGCTTCTGTCGGGATCGGAGCGGCTGTCGCTCGGGCTTTGGTCCAGCACGGTATGAAGGTGGTCGGATGCGCCAGAAGCGTGGACAAAATCGAGGTAAGCGATGATGTGTGTTTGATTTGTGAGATTTCAGGCCTGGATGATGGTGCTAGTTTGTTAGCAGGTGCATGAACATCGATTATAGTCTTGGATGATTTacataaacaataaaacaatggGTGTTTGAGTAACGTCCTGCTTTTAACTAAGTCACATTGATTATACCAGTGCTATAACTGGttaattaataatcatacaatCATAATCGAGTAAAGGTGAttggtggcttctaaagtaTTGATGAGTCTAGCCCCGCCCACTTTACACGAGCACAGAAACCCattcatttataataaaactcccATATGTCTTGAATTTATATATATGTCTGTAAGTGTCAAACGTCTGCTGgttagtaaataaataaatgctgccATTTTAAATGTCACTCTTATTATTAGTGTGATGTATTAAATATAATGCAgactattattatttattaattaattatcaTATGCTTGAGGCACTATCATTACAcagatttttataataaaatgacaGCTGATGTGACACTTTTGACAGAGCAAGAAAGCATCATGAAAGTAGTTTATTGTGTATGTACCTGCTCTCATAAAGAAAGAATTGAACCATTTTTAAAGTTCAGTAGTTGTTCTGTTTACCACAATCAAAAATACTGAAGCAAAGATATTTGTTACagtaacatgtttacaatgaccGATATGACAGGCTCGTCAGGATCCTAGACTTTAAGCATGCAAGTATTTATCGGGCGTTGCTGCAGGGAGTGGGTGGgaagcagctcataaatattaTCTTTGGCTTCGTCCATTTGTGCTTTTCAGTAAAGAGAAAGGTCACGCAGTGacatacagttttttttactggCACTACGCAACATGTGATACGAATACGCAGGTCAGAGTTCACCAGACTTGAACGTTGCCATGCGGCGACCTGTGAAATATCGGTGCACAAGCTTTCGTTTCCCGTCTGACTTATTCACATGCGTATGattggaagtcaatgggatgAAAAGTCTAATGCATGGGTCTCCATGGAGGGCACCTGTCCTGCATATTTTAGTTCCAGCACACCTATCTTTAACTTGTAGGTAGCCCTGAACAACTTGATTagcaggttcaggtgtgtttgattggggttggaacTGAATTCTGCGGGATAGGTGCCCTCCAGGAACAGGTTGGTGACCACTGGTCTAGTGTGACCGCCAGCCCTTTATACACATCAGAGCCGCAGTGTTTACACCTGCAGATAGTTAACATTTTATTGAATTTTCATATAAGATGGGATAGGACTGATGAAAGATTTTTAATTGAACTTGTGCATATATGTCAATCAGTCAATCACAACTTGTCAATGTTTGACAGGTTGTTCAGCCCTGCCTCAGACACACGTGTAGACAGACTTTAAAAGTTTCTGATAGGTTGTAAAACCAGAAATGACCCGGCCCAGAGTTTGCTTTACAACCACTGTTCTCATTACCACGAGAGATTATGAATAGAAATGAGTTCACTTAAATGTCAAATGAATGAAGAAATACGTGCTCGACTTTAGTCATGTTGTTGTTTCGGTTTAGAGCAAAGAGACGTTTAGAAACGTACAGTATCTACAATTTAAGATCAGATAAAATCATGGTCAGGAATAAACTTTTCACTGAAAGTTTTTAATCTTATATGTTGCAAATATTTGCTTACTGCTAAATCACTGATGTGTTATTAAGATCTTTTGCTCACTAAATGTCTGtcacaatccatgtgtttgtttgtgacacacatacagtacattgaGTCATAGTGTTATGATGAACAAAGGTTGAAGGTTGAGACATAGTGAGACGCTGAGATTTATTGCAGAACCTGCAGAAGAGCTTTGATTGTCCGATCAGGAAATGTTTTATGTCAAGAATGTATTTTCATTCGGTCCTGTGTTATTTTCATAATCTGTCATCATAATCTGAGGTGgcttttatttgtaataaacatAAAGAAGCCGTGATGTTACAGTATCTGAATCCACATTTTCTTTCCTCTTTGAAATAAGGGACAAGGCGAGCTTTGTTTCTGTCTGACCACAAGACATCAATGTATTTTTGTCAAAGGCTTCATTCTGAAGACTGTGTGTTGTGACCACAGCTGTTAAGTTGTGTTATTTAAGAATGTAAAcggtaataaaaaaaaaaacagaaacaaacacAGAATCACAAATGAAATGAACCAGTGCTGTAGAAAAATGTTTAGAAATGTTTCTGAAGCAGTATTGGacatctttctctctctctctatgctCCTCATTTCAAACAAACAGACCTCAGAGAGAATGAAAATATGGTAAAACTGCCTCACAATGGACTGAAGGCCAGTAGTAATGACTGGGGGTTAAATTGGGGTTACTTCGCCTCAGTATGTACTCCAACACTTCCTgcagaaaaaagaaaaggagTCACAaataggcatgggccggtatgagaccttaagcaaaaataccacggtttcacgGTGCCATtgcaacacaaaaatgtgttattttcaaaagtttgcatatacaaacaacaactttccaactggacacaatacattttacttttaagcaacatacaATATGTATGCCAGGCAAAAATACGGCcttaataatttataatattctttcaaaaaattataaaaattatacaattaaaatgtattaatatattaataatattaaatgtaaacatcaaatcaattaaATGACTTAATTATTTCACTTAACTTTGTGTAAACACAGCTTATACCTTAAAAACGATATCACATGAAATtttgtggttttgaaaccttgactctttaaaacctcggtatagacggtttcatcggacgtacgtgatacacgtctggatccgaaccttacttccgattttgtttttttaatggtctgactagttgctaaactaatctcttgaacaaatacctcgtccaaaataacaaatgttttggtttcctaggtaatctatgtgttgtttttttgcttattatgtaaataaacaacgtttaaagaactttgttgttatttattcttagcggagtttaccagaagctacgtgcagccgcttgtttatgttgttactgctgaaaccgtctataccttgaaaccggtaaccggcCCATTCCTAGTCACAAACAttgcatttctgtttatttgagtcattgatttattttgggACATAAATCTGTCCACTGGTCCTTATTATTTTGATATGCTATAGTCATATATGCCCAAGCAGAAATAGATGTCCCTCTCGCACTGACTCTTTGTCCTTGCGTAGTTCAGCGAGGTCACAGATGCCTAGCAGGATATGTAATACATCTCTCATAGTAAACACTTTACAGTAGACATCAACGTGCAGATAAAGTCTGATGATCTCAGTACAACTTCAGATGAGTGAGGGTCAGGCAATGGAAAGTGAGACACGGCAGAAGATGATGGATAAAAATCCAAGCGTTGTACGGAAAAAGGGATAACTGTGGGTCATTTGATCTCTGAGGGATCTCTTGTCCTTCAAGCTCAGCTGATTTCTAGGAAACAAGTGGTGCATGCAGGTGATCTGCTGGTGCCATGAGCTTTACATCAATCACACAGAAGATTCTGCTGACCTGTTTGAATATTTAGCAGCATGAAATCATAAATAACAAACCTGTAAACAGGCAAAACTCTAAATATGGATTTGTAAAGTGCTTTGGTGAAGTCTCATTTGGTTTCAATAGAAGTTAAACAATAAATTAGATATTTAAATTGATCACCCCTGGCTGGCTAGTGTTTACACAACATTTTACAGTTGCTACAGTAGCTCTCCAAACAATCAACTTCTTATTCACTCTTATTCGCTGGACTATATTTACATATTACATCCATAAATACTATTTATGCAAACTACGCACATTTTCCTTTTCTTCAAAAGTAAGATATTTAGCATACAAACAAcacatatttaaatacatagcTGATATTGTTACAGTGCCGCTGGTGTGTTGTGTAAATCTCATCTGTTTAAACCGTGAACTGATCTGTCCTGTTGTCAGTGACATTAATGGATcatgtttgtgtacattttTACAATTGAATCAAGTGTTGCCAAACCGGTTGTGGGTACATTTAAATCATCTCAGATTAACAGAGTAAATATCCAATGacattgtttattcatttaagAGTGAATATCATGTGACTGACTCTTTCATCTTcctttaaagtcataattttccCCATAAACAACCTGTATGTAAAACAAAGAATCATCCCAGCTCTTGTATGTCGTTCATATTCATCAAggctaaaaaataaacataataacagcacatttacatttatgcatttggcagacacttgaATGGCATGAAATGATTATAAAGTGATAATTACGGCAGCTATAGTGAAGGAAGTGTAAGCGGTCCTACACGCACCCGTCTCAAGCAGTACACAAACTGGTGATGGGTCCAGTATGGGAGGTGGGCGCTTTAACAAGGAAGCTAAAGGCCTTGACTCCTAGCATGTGTCGCTAGATCATCTATTGGGGTTGGGGACTGAAGTTTAGTTTATTGCACAGCTCTTACTCACTAGCTGGCCTCAGTTACACGTATCTCCCTAAACCTCACTCCCATCCGGGTCACGGCACCACCGTAACTGGTCCTCCTTGAAATGATGATTATAAAACAATAGAAGcagctaatcctggttgtaagcttaaatttgaaacaaactgtaaatgtatttttgaaatctgattggttgattgaaatgttgtccacATAATGTTGCCCAAGGACATCAACCATTTGGCAAAATCATTAGAGGCAACCACCTGTCGGACTAATGTATTATGTTTATAGTGCTTTATGTCTTATACAGTGGTGTACATTTGTGGAGGGTCACTGTGGGTTTGTTCTTTTAAAAAGAGCATTTTTatgtgaactgtccctttaattatTTTGAGTTAATAAACCATTGAGTTCTGTGCAATGGGGGCAGGGCTTCATTGAACTGTAAGCTCCGCCCAGCTGTCAGATCCTACGCCA
The sequence above is drawn from the Misgurnus anguillicaudatus chromosome 22, ASM2758022v2, whole genome shotgun sequence genome and encodes:
- the ggnbp2 gene encoding gametogenetin-binding protein 2 isoform X2, whose product is MARLVAVCRDGDEDYLFLARQIPLYIDDALTMVMEFPDSVLEFDSHQINSSQMKQFVEHHSLLKQQDLNMALMVMSREVFSALSQSVPCVGCRRSVERLFSQLTDSGHFALEPLTLGSSGVLSVTRACITDPRKLYALFYVHGSKLNTVIDAIPKSKKNKRCQLHSLDTHKPKPLGGSWMDVWELMSQDCRDEVVLIDSASLLETLETYLRKHRFCTDCKNKVLRAYNILVGDLDCSKEKGYCAALYEGLRCCPHERHIHVCCETDFIAHLLGRAEPEFAGGYERRERHAKTMDIAQEEVLTCLGIHLYERLHRIWQKLRAEEQTWQMLFYLGIDALRKSFEMTVERVQGISRLEQLCEELSEEERAKELKQEKKRQKRKNRRKNKCGFDMIEQEAEDEKDKSLDEGSSESVDGGCKSYGSGEESVGSVEVIISSERSSCTCPVASILHSPKTKKALLPHSNGSDCGYCSSLEGSETGSREGSDVACTDGMCNHDETGEYSCVQHCSEEKEEDAVDSCVECWANSEEHTKSKKKKRKTKASLCRSEHGSKVKESCTSDSRRGSGSAGVNESSSSSHLCCSKDTSCSVLCCQSSMSFSSGRHSHNQPVVPDTCAHGESGAKSLIELLNESEVTSDDENCLTPDEIQSFVENNKSFYRTRDQYRQHLKDRFTKYCRSSVCTGEWPSATSVN
- the ggnbp2 gene encoding gametogenetin-binding protein 2 isoform X1 — encoded protein: MARLVAVCRDGDEDYLFLARQIPLYIDDALTMVMEFPDSVLEFDSHQINSSQMKQFVEHHSLLKQQDLNMALMVMSREVFSALSQSVPCVGCRRSVERLFSQLTDSGHFALEPLTLGSSGVLSVTRACITDPRKLYALFYVHGSKLNTVIDAIPKSKKNKRCQLHSLDTHKPKPLGGSWMDVWELMSQDCRDEVVLIDSASLLETLETYLRKHRFCTDCKNKVLRAYNILVGDLDCSKEKGYCAALYEGLRCCPHERHIHVCCETDFIAHLLGRAEPEFAGGYERRERHAKTMDIAQEEVLTCLGIHLYERLHRIWQKLRAEEQTWQMLFYLGIDALRKSFEMTVERVQGISRLEQLCEELSEEERAKELKQEKKRQKRKNRRKNKCGFDMIEQEAEDEKDKSLDEGSSESVDGGCKSYGSGEESVGSVEVIISSERSSCTCPVASILHSPKTKKALLPHSNGSDCGYCSSLEGSETGSREGSDVACTDGMCNHDETGTGEYSCVQHCSEEKEEDAVDSCVECWANSEEHTKSKKKKRKTKASLCRSEHGSKVKESCTSDSRRGSGSAGVNESSSSSHLCCSKDTSCSVLCCQSSMSFSSGRHSHNQPVVPDTCAHGESGAKSLIELLNESEVTSDDENCLTPDEIQSFVENNKSFYRTRDQYRQHLKDRFTKYCRSSVCTGEWPSATSVN